A section of the Cloacibacillus sp. An23 genome encodes:
- a CDS encoding AMP-binding protein has protein sequence MKLSFSTFGWHDYTWQDFCAVAKDGGFAGIEVHNIHEPKLSEKTSIFDPAMANAAHREMTEAGLSIPCIDTWHNIADAAMFDENCAEIREYIETAKNLRIPYVRLGAKDAGKSYEEERGAVKAIIDAVLPAAREAGVTLLIETIGIFSDTDRLCEVLNSYACDNLAALWDLQHTFRDAGEAPEKTVKNLGAYIKHVHLKDSEIVDCAVEYRLVCEGSLPIDAMMRSLYSLNYDGFISLEWNPEWMPDIANLELISLHFVNTMNRFGSPARMVKSKRLYESKRGKGLYPWQKDKLIEKTFPQVLDRIVEEFPDQYAFKYTTLNYTRTYSEFRDDVDEFARALVSLGVRPGSHVAIWATNLPQWYLTFWATTKIGAVLVTVNTAYKIHEAEYLLRQSDTHTLVMIKGYRDSHYDEIMKELCPELETATPGKPLACRRLPFLRNIITVDFRMKGCLTWDEAVARAHMTPLEEIHRLAAAVDIHDVCNMQYTSGTTGFPKGVMLTHYNVVNNGKCIGDRMDLSTEDRMMIQVPMFHCFGMVLAMTAAMTHGTTLSPLPYFSTKASLACINQEHITCFHGVPTMFIAMMEHEDFAKTDFSYMRTGIMAGSPCPIAKMRDVVDKMNMKEIVIVYGQTEASPGCTMSDTSDSLEVRVETVGRALPEIECRIVDPETNEELPDNVNGEFVARGYNIMKGYYKMPEATAAAIDKDGWLHTGDLACRTPDGNYKITGRLKDMIIRGGENIYPQELEEFLYTYPKVKDVQVIGVPDEALGEEICACIVLKDGETATEKEIKDYFLANMARHKCPKYVDFVEAFPMNAAGKILKYKMRENAVEKYGLQKAAAVKTA, from the coding sequence ATGAAACTCTCATTTTCAACTTTCGGCTGGCACGACTACACATGGCAGGATTTCTGCGCGGTCGCCAAGGACGGCGGCTTCGCAGGCATAGAGGTACACAACATACACGAGCCCAAGCTCTCGGAGAAGACGAGCATCTTCGACCCCGCGATGGCGAACGCGGCACACCGCGAGATGACCGAGGCCGGGCTTTCGATACCGTGCATCGACACGTGGCACAATATCGCCGACGCGGCGATGTTCGACGAGAACTGCGCCGAAATAAGAGAATATATCGAGACGGCGAAGAACCTCCGCATACCGTACGTCCGCCTCGGCGCGAAGGACGCGGGCAAAAGCTACGAGGAGGAGCGCGGCGCGGTGAAGGCCATTATCGACGCGGTGCTGCCCGCGGCGCGCGAGGCCGGCGTGACGCTGCTCATCGAGACCATAGGCATATTCTCCGACACGGACAGGCTCTGCGAAGTGCTCAACTCATACGCCTGCGACAACCTTGCGGCGCTCTGGGATTTGCAGCACACTTTCCGCGACGCGGGCGAAGCGCCGGAAAAGACGGTCAAGAACCTCGGCGCGTACATCAAGCACGTACATCTGAAAGATTCCGAAATAGTTGACTGCGCCGTCGAGTACCGCCTCGTCTGCGAGGGCAGCCTGCCGATCGACGCGATGATGCGTTCGCTCTACTCGCTGAACTACGACGGCTTCATCTCGCTCGAGTGGAATCCCGAGTGGATGCCCGACATCGCGAACCTCGAGCTTATCTCGCTGCACTTCGTGAACACGATGAACCGCTTCGGCAGCCCGGCGCGCATGGTGAAGTCAAAGCGCCTCTACGAGAGCAAGCGCGGCAAGGGGCTTTATCCGTGGCAGAAGGACAAACTCATCGAAAAGACCTTCCCGCAGGTGCTCGACCGCATAGTCGAGGAATTCCCCGACCAGTACGCCTTCAAGTACACGACGCTGAACTACACGCGCACTTATTCCGAGTTCCGCGACGACGTGGACGAGTTCGCGCGCGCGCTGGTCTCTCTCGGCGTCAGGCCCGGCAGCCACGTCGCGATATGGGCGACGAACCTTCCGCAGTGGTACCTGACCTTCTGGGCGACGACCAAAATCGGCGCGGTGCTCGTCACAGTCAACACCGCCTATAAAATCCACGAGGCCGAATACCTGCTGCGCCAGTCCGACACGCACACGCTGGTAATGATAAAGGGCTACCGCGACTCGCACTACGACGAGATAATGAAAGAGCTCTGCCCGGAGCTTGAGACGGCGACGCCCGGCAAGCCGCTCGCATGCCGCCGCCTGCCCTTCCTGCGCAACATCATCACGGTGGACTTCCGCATGAAAGGCTGCCTCACGTGGGACGAGGCCGTCGCGCGCGCACACATGACGCCGCTTGAAGAGATACACCGCCTCGCCGCCGCAGTAGACATCCACGACGTCTGCAACATGCAGTACACGAGCGGAACGACCGGCTTCCCGAAGGGCGTCATGCTCACGCACTACAACGTCGTCAACAACGGAAAGTGCATAGGCGACCGCATGGATTTGTCCACCGAGGACCGCATGATGATACAGGTGCCGATGTTCCACTGCTTCGGCATGGTGCTCGCTATGACCGCCGCTATGACGCACGGCACGACGCTTTCGCCGCTGCCTTACTTCTCGACCAAAGCGTCGCTCGCCTGCATAAACCAGGAGCACATCACCTGCTTCCACGGCGTGCCGACGATGTTCATAGCGATGATGGAGCACGAGGACTTTGCAAAGACCGACTTCTCCTACATGCGCACGGGAATCATGGCCGGAAGCCCATGCCCGATAGCGAAGATGCGCGACGTCGTCGATAAAATGAACATGAAGGAAATCGTCATAGTCTACGGTCAGACGGAGGCCTCGCCTGGCTGCACTATGAGCGACACGAGCGACTCGCTCGAGGTGCGCGTCGAAACGGTCGGACGCGCGCTGCCCGAGATAGAGTGCCGCATCGTAGACCCCGAGACGAACGAAGAATTGCCCGACAACGTGAACGGCGAGTTCGTAGCGCGCGGATACAATATAATGAAGGGCTACTACAAGATGCCCGAGGCGACGGCGGCCGCGATAGACAAAGACGGCTGGCTCCACACGGGAGACCTCGCCTGCCGCACGCCGGACGGCAACTATAAGATAACCGGCCGTCTGAAGGACATGATCATCCGCGGCGGAGAGAACATCTACCCTCAGGAGCTCGAAGAATTCCTCTACACCTATCCGAAGGTGAAGGACGTGCAGGTCATAGGGGTGCCTGACGAGGCGCTCGGCGAAGAGATATGCGCCTGCATAGTGCTCAAGGACGGAGAGACCGCTACCGAGAAGGAGATAAAAGACTACTTCCTCGCGAACATGGCGCGCCATAAATGTCCGAAGTACGTCGATTTCGTCGAGGCGTTCCCGATGAACGCCGCCGGCAAGATCCTGAAATACAAGATGCGCGAAAACGCCGTCGAGAAATACGGCCTGCAGAAGGCCGCGGCGGTAAAGACGGCGTAG
- the nifJ gene encoding pyruvate:ferredoxin (flavodoxin) oxidoreductase produces MNERQLVTMDGNEAAAYIAYAFTEVAAIYPITPSSPMAEKTDAWAAKGKKNIFGQPVTLIEMQSEAGAAAAVHGALETGALASSFTSSQGLMLMIPVLHRLSGQRHPGVLHVASRTVGTHAFSIFGDHSDVMNCRQCGLAQLSTGSVQEIMDIGGVAHLAAIKGRIPFMHFFDGFRTSHEINKVEAMPYETLASLLDREALAAFRAEALNPEHPMMRSTVQNPDIYFQIREANNGFYDALPGIVEDYMAKISAITGREYHLFNYYGAPDAEEIVIAMGSVSGAAEETVDYLNAQGRKTGYVQVHLFRPFSVEHLFRAIPKSVKKIAVLDRCKEMGSNGGPLYQDICTAFSGSGMSPVIVGGRYGLSSKDTDPTQIIAVFDNLAQENPKNNFTIGINDDVTHLSLPLGPRVNPDGARQLSFKFWGLGGDGTVGANKNTIDIINSYTSKYGQAYFEYDAKKSFGVTISHLRFSDTPIRSSYLVKLADFVAAHNPTYIQNYDIVSELKDGGTLLLNCPWEPDELEEKIPADIRRKLARKHAKLYTINATKIAEKHHLGSHVNIPLQSAFFHLVNLIPIEDAKRYMEDAVCKTFFAKGDEVVNNNIAAIEDGGAMLVKIEIPDSWAEAQDEPKRPRPAGEPAIVEKLLEPINRQQGDDLPVSAFKGYEDGTVELGLTAFEKRAIATHVPEWDPARCIQCNRCAYVCPHAVIRPYLLTEEEKAAAPHGFLTMPAIGNKGLYFSMQVSRDDCTGCASCVSVCPAKEKAIKMVPIEESKSLPEQWAYGLTISDKEGAFDPWTVKGSQFRQPLLEFSAACAGCGETPYAKLMTQLFGDRVYWANATGCSQAWGGAMPGIPYTKNKAGKGPAWSNSLFENNAEFSLGMFLSVKQQRAAEKMRAEKLLSMEIPAELAAALKNWLAAFDDFDESPKAGAELVSALEAAKLSGDAAQTARELLANKDHLSKKTFWMYGGDGWAYDIGFGGLDHVLAMGENVNALIVDTEVYSNTGGQSSKATPIGAVAQFCISGKKVAKKDLGAMLMTYGNIYVAQVAMGADMNQLVKALREAEEYEGPSVVIAYTPCLAHGLKCGMGGAQAEMKRAVDAGYWILYRYDPRKEKPLTIDSKAPTMAYEDFLDGEVRYSALKRTFPENAKKYFAEGTREAAERYRKYKHMEESQEPQHEPAKDRER; encoded by the coding sequence TTGAACGAAAGACAGCTTGTAACGATGGACGGCAACGAGGCTGCGGCTTATATAGCCTACGCCTTCACCGAAGTCGCCGCCATATATCCGATAACGCCGTCGTCGCCGATGGCGGAGAAGACCGACGCGTGGGCCGCGAAGGGTAAGAAAAACATCTTCGGGCAGCCGGTCACTCTAATAGAGATGCAGTCCGAGGCCGGGGCCGCGGCGGCGGTCCACGGCGCGCTCGAGACCGGGGCGCTCGCCTCGTCCTTCACCTCGTCGCAGGGGCTTATGCTGATGATTCCCGTCCTGCACAGGCTTTCGGGGCAGAGGCATCCCGGCGTCCTCCACGTCGCGTCGCGTACAGTCGGCACGCACGCCTTCTCGATATTCGGAGACCACTCCGACGTTATGAACTGCCGCCAGTGCGGCCTCGCGCAGCTCTCGACCGGCAGTGTGCAGGAGATAATGGACATCGGCGGCGTCGCGCACCTCGCCGCTATAAAGGGCCGCATCCCGTTCATGCACTTCTTCGACGGCTTCCGCACATCGCACGAGATAAACAAAGTCGAGGCCATGCCCTACGAGACGCTCGCCTCGCTGCTCGACCGCGAGGCGCTCGCGGCCTTCCGCGCCGAGGCTCTGAACCCCGAGCACCCGATGATGCGCAGCACCGTGCAGAACCCCGACATCTACTTCCAGATACGCGAGGCGAACAACGGCTTCTACGACGCTCTGCCCGGCATCGTCGAGGACTACATGGCGAAGATAAGCGCGATAACGGGCCGCGAATATCATCTCTTCAACTACTACGGCGCGCCCGACGCGGAGGAAATCGTCATCGCGATGGGCTCCGTCAGCGGAGCTGCGGAAGAGACCGTCGATTACCTCAACGCGCAGGGGCGCAAGACCGGCTACGTGCAGGTGCACCTCTTCCGTCCGTTCTCGGTCGAGCATCTCTTCCGCGCCATTCCGAAGAGCGTCAAAAAAATCGCCGTCCTTGACCGCTGCAAGGAAATGGGCTCGAACGGCGGGCCGCTCTACCAGGACATATGCACGGCATTCTCGGGCAGCGGCATGAGCCCCGTCATCGTCGGAGGGCGCTACGGCCTCTCGTCGAAGGACACCGACCCGACGCAGATAATCGCCGTCTTCGACAACCTCGCGCAGGAAAATCCGAAAAACAACTTCACGATAGGCATCAACGACGACGTTACGCACCTCTCGCTGCCGCTCGGCCCGCGCGTCAATCCCGACGGCGCGCGCCAGCTCTCCTTCAAGTTCTGGGGGCTCGGCGGCGACGGCACCGTCGGCGCGAACAAGAACACGATAGATATCATCAACAGCTACACGAGCAAATACGGACAGGCCTACTTCGAGTACGACGCGAAGAAATCCTTCGGCGTCACCATCTCGCACCTGCGCTTCTCCGACACTCCTATACGCTCGTCATACCTCGTCAAGCTCGCGGACTTCGTCGCGGCGCACAATCCGACCTATATCCAGAACTACGACATAGTGAGCGAGCTCAAGGACGGCGGCACGCTGCTGCTCAACTGTCCGTGGGAGCCGGACGAGCTTGAGGAAAAAATCCCGGCGGACATACGCCGCAAACTCGCGCGCAAACACGCGAAGCTCTACACGATAAACGCGACGAAGATAGCCGAGAAGCACCACCTCGGCAGCCACGTCAACATCCCGCTCCAGTCGGCATTCTTCCACCTCGTGAACCTCATCCCGATAGAGGACGCGAAACGTTACATGGAGGACGCGGTGTGCAAGACTTTCTTCGCGAAGGGCGACGAAGTCGTCAACAACAACATCGCAGCGATAGAAGACGGCGGCGCGATGCTCGTCAAAATAGAAATTCCCGACTCGTGGGCCGAGGCTCAGGACGAGCCGAAACGCCCGCGCCCGGCAGGAGAGCCCGCGATAGTCGAAAAGCTGCTCGAGCCGATAAACCGCCAGCAGGGCGACGACCTCCCCGTCAGCGCCTTCAAGGGCTACGAGGACGGCACAGTCGAGCTCGGCCTCACGGCCTTCGAGAAACGCGCGATAGCGACGCACGTCCCCGAGTGGGACCCCGCGCGTTGCATACAGTGCAACCGCTGCGCCTACGTCTGCCCGCACGCCGTCATCCGCCCCTACCTGCTCACGGAGGAAGAAAAGGCCGCCGCGCCGCATGGTTTCCTGACGATGCCCGCGATAGGGAACAAGGGCCTCTACTTCTCGATGCAGGTCAGCCGCGACGACTGCACCGGCTGCGCGAGCTGCGTCTCCGTCTGCCCCGCGAAGGAAAAGGCGATAAAGATGGTGCCGATAGAGGAATCCAAGTCGCTGCCGGAACAGTGGGCCTACGGCCTCACGATAAGCGACAAAGAGGGGGCCTTCGACCCGTGGACTGTAAAAGGCAGCCAGTTCCGCCAGCCGCTGCTCGAATTCTCCGCGGCCTGCGCCGGCTGCGGAGAAACGCCATACGCGAAGCTCATGACCCAGCTCTTCGGAGACCGTGTATACTGGGCCAACGCGACGGGCTGCTCGCAGGCCTGGGGCGGCGCGATGCCCGGGATCCCGTACACGAAGAACAAAGCCGGAAAAGGCCCGGCGTGGTCGAACTCGCTCTTTGAGAACAACGCGGAGTTCAGCCTCGGAATGTTCCTCTCCGTCAAACAGCAGCGCGCGGCGGAGAAAATGCGCGCTGAAAAGCTCCTTTCGATGGAGATACCCGCGGAGCTCGCCGCGGCGCTGAAAAACTGGCTCGCCGCATTCGACGACTTCGACGAATCGCCGAAGGCCGGAGCGGAACTCGTATCGGCGCTCGAAGCCGCGAAGCTCAGTGGCGATGCCGCGCAGACGGCGCGCGAACTTCTGGCCAACAAGGACCACCTGTCGAAAAAGACCTTCTGGATGTACGGCGGCGACGGCTGGGCCTACGACATAGGCTTCGGCGGCCTCGACCACGTGCTCGCGATGGGCGAAAACGTCAACGCCCTCATCGTAGACACCGAAGTCTACTCCAACACAGGCGGCCAGTCCTCTAAGGCGACGCCGATAGGCGCGGTCGCGCAGTTCTGCATCAGCGGCAAAAAAGTCGCGAAAAAAGACCTCGGCGCGATGCTCATGACCTACGGCAACATCTACGTCGCGCAGGTCGCGATGGGCGCGGACATGAACCAGCTCGTCAAGGCGCTGCGCGAGGCCGAGGAATACGAAGGCCCCTCCGTCGTCATAGCCTACACGCCGTGCCTCGCGCACGGCCTCAAGTGCGGCATGGGCGGCGCGCAGGCCGAAATGAAGCGCGCCGTAGACGCGGGCTACTGGATACTCTACCGCTACGACCCGCGCAAGGAAAAGCCGCTGACGATAGACTCCAAAGCCCCGACGATGGCCTACGAGGACTTCCTCGACGGCGAAGTGCGCTACTCGGCGCTCAAACGCACCTTCCCCGAAAACGCGAAAAAATACTTTGCGGAAGGCACGCGCGAAGCCGCCGAGCGCTACAGAAAATACAAACACATGGAAGAGAGCCAGGAGCCGCAGCACGAACCGGCGAAGGACAGAGAAAGATAA
- a CDS encoding GNAT family N-acetyltransferase produces the protein MSEEFTICVETERGAALVAELLSLWENSVRASHDFLADGGVEFYRPYVEEALRSLPLLVTARRAGRAAGFMGVTSSHLDALFAAPEYFGGGAGAMLMREALARGVRSVDVNEQNARARRFYEKHGFRAVSRRETDDCGKPYPILRMELAEDD, from the coding sequence ATGTCCGAAGAATTTACGATCTGCGTCGAAACGGAGCGCGGCGCTGCGCTCGTCGCGGAGCTTCTCTCGCTTTGGGAAAACTCCGTGCGCGCGAGCCATGATTTCCTCGCTGACGGCGGCGTGGAATTTTACCGCCCCTACGTCGAAGAGGCGCTGAGGAGCCTGCCGCTGCTCGTGACAGCGCGGCGCGCTGGGCGGGCCGCCGGCTTCATGGGCGTCACGTCGTCGCACCTCGACGCGCTCTTTGCCGCGCCGGAATATTTCGGAGGCGGCGCCGGGGCCATGCTCATGCGCGAAGCTCTCGCGCGCGGCGTCCGCTCCGTAGACGTGAACGAACAGAACGCGCGCGCCCGCCGTTTCTACGAAAAGCACGGCTTCCGCGCAGTAAGCCGCCGCGAGACCGACGACTGCGGAAAGCCCTACCCGATACTGCGGATGGAACTGGCGGAAGATGATTGA